The following proteins are co-located in the Mycolicibacterium goodii genome:
- a CDS encoding SRPBCC family protein, with protein MESSPAAVDSSLTVKRDTTATRQQVWDVIADGWTYSQWVVGNTRMRAVDSNWPAPGSTIHHTIGVWPVVLNDETTVESCTPGKELILHAKGRPFGKARIVMRLHDLPDGGCRVEMAEVPIGGPLDWVPRRLALLAAHPRNRECTARLVALAERRTQPE; from the coding sequence ATGGAATCATCTCCGGCAGCCGTGGACAGCTCGTTGACCGTCAAACGGGACACCACCGCCACGCGTCAACAGGTCTGGGACGTCATCGCCGACGGCTGGACCTACTCACAGTGGGTGGTGGGCAACACCCGCATGCGGGCGGTCGATTCGAACTGGCCCGCACCGGGCAGCACCATCCACCACACCATCGGGGTGTGGCCGGTGGTGCTCAACGACGAGACCACGGTCGAATCCTGCACGCCCGGTAAGGAACTGATCCTGCACGCCAAGGGTCGTCCGTTCGGCAAGGCCCGAATCGTGATGCGGCTGCACGACCTTCCCGACGGCGGGTGCCGAGTCGAGATGGCCGAGGTGCCGATCGGCGGGCCGCTGGACTGGGTGCCGCGCCGGCTCGCGCTGCTCGCCGCCCATCCGCGTAACCGGGAGTGCACCGCACGGCTCGTGGCGCTCGCCGAGCGCCGGACCCAGCCGGAATGA
- a CDS encoding phytoene desaturase family protein — protein MSRDTADAVVIGAGHNGLVAAAMLADAGWDVVVLEAQPEPGGAVKSAELVPGYTSDLFSAFYPLSVHSPALRALNLQDHGLRWTHAPAVVGHPRSASDEDAPMIYRDIDRTASELDRHHAGDGRRWCELFEQWLKIKDGLISSLFTPFPPVRGLMALLRKLGTAEALRLAQQLVMPAGIMAEHLFDGDAARVLLLGNAMHADVPIDGVGSAIMGYLLIMMAQDGGWPVPVGGAGQLTAALVNRARFAGARIECERRVDGIEVRGGRAVGVRAADGTTLRVRRAVIADTSAPRLYRDLLPESAVPLAVRRSFDRFVWDTPVLKINYALDAPVPWRSKNLNQAGTVHLGADHDGLVRWMADLNTSTLPQHPFMLFGQMTTVDPTRSPEGTESAWAYTHLPRGMADDASAENLAEVVDQVLEEHAPGFGSRVVGRVIQRPSDLEAADANLHTGAVNGGTSQLYQQLIFRPVPGFGTAETPVANVFLGSAGAHPGGGVHGVCGRNAAKAALANDGVTGWPRRKLGKAMLSLVTR, from the coding sequence ATGAGCCGCGACACCGCGGATGCGGTGGTGATCGGGGCCGGCCACAACGGTCTGGTCGCGGCCGCCATGCTCGCCGACGCCGGCTGGGACGTCGTCGTCCTGGAGGCCCAGCCGGAACCCGGCGGCGCGGTCAAGAGCGCCGAACTCGTGCCGGGCTACACCAGCGACCTGTTCAGCGCGTTCTATCCGTTGTCGGTCCACTCGCCCGCGCTGCGCGCGTTGAACCTGCAGGACCACGGCCTGCGCTGGACGCATGCACCCGCCGTGGTGGGCCATCCGCGTTCGGCGTCCGACGAGGACGCGCCGATGATCTACCGCGACATCGACCGCACCGCTTCGGAATTGGACCGCCACCATGCCGGTGACGGCCGGCGCTGGTGCGAGCTGTTCGAGCAGTGGCTCAAGATCAAGGACGGCCTGATCTCGTCGTTGTTCACCCCGTTCCCGCCGGTGCGGGGGCTGATGGCGTTGCTGCGCAAGCTCGGCACCGCCGAGGCGCTGCGGCTCGCGCAACAACTCGTGATGCCCGCGGGCATCATGGCCGAGCACCTCTTCGATGGTGACGCCGCCCGGGTGCTGTTGCTGGGCAACGCGATGCACGCCGATGTGCCGATCGACGGTGTCGGCAGCGCGATCATGGGCTACCTGCTGATCATGATGGCGCAGGACGGTGGTTGGCCGGTCCCGGTCGGCGGCGCGGGACAGTTGACCGCGGCGCTGGTGAACCGGGCCCGCTTCGCCGGTGCCCGCATCGAGTGCGAGCGCCGGGTGGACGGTATCGAGGTGCGCGGCGGGCGGGCCGTCGGCGTGCGGGCGGCCGACGGGACCACGTTGCGGGTGCGCCGGGCCGTGATCGCCGATACCTCGGCCCCGCGGCTGTACCGCGACCTGCTGCCCGAATCGGCCGTGCCTTTGGCGGTGCGCCGCAGCTTCGACCGGTTCGTCTGGGACACACCGGTGTTGAAGATCAACTACGCGCTGGACGCGCCCGTGCCGTGGCGCTCGAAGAATTTGAACCAGGCGGGCACCGTGCACCTGGGCGCCGACCACGACGGACTCGTCCGGTGGATGGCCGACCTCAACACCTCGACGTTGCCGCAGCACCCGTTCATGTTGTTCGGGCAGATGACGACGGTCGATCCGACGCGCTCACCCGAGGGTACCGAAAGTGCCTGGGCCTACACGCATCTGCCACGCGGTATGGCCGACGACGCGTCGGCGGAGAACCTGGCCGAGGTGGTCGACCAGGTGCTCGAAGAGCATGCTCCCGGGTTCGGTTCCCGGGTGGTGGGCCGGGTGATCCAGCGACCCTCCGACTTGGAGGCCGCCGACGCGAACCTGCACACCGGGGCGGTCAACGGTGGGACCTCACAGCTGTACCAGCAGTTGATCTTCCGGCCCGTGCCCGGTTTCGGCACCGCCGAGACACCCGTCGCCAATGTGTTCCTGGGTAGCGCGGGTGCGCATCCGGGTGGGGGTGTGCACGGGGTGTGCGGCCGTA